A single genomic interval of Helicoverpa armigera isolate CAAS_96S chromosome 13, ASM3070526v1, whole genome shotgun sequence harbors:
- the LOC110370750 gene encoding androgen-dependent TFPI-regulating protein — MLSLDSPILGTGFMKESKTLLKVRLWFYAFSYVHLVTVATSLLTIDFGAHDDPDIQMYQKIRFKLITAWFNLFTLVYFPICFYCDWRELRGEHERSHVKLLNQVRYLCFTSILLPTTAFGDILFWRVWNSHRELIAPPSIHKIVPFWSQHCMHTVSLVVVLMDLVLVRRERPKSNALNIGILTCFLVAYIVVCVQSFLKGEYVYPGLKLFTGFKFPVLVTYVFVENLFYYTSQWFIVDMVWGQGNMKKVI; from the exons atgttGAGTTTAGACTCtcccattttgggcactggattCATGAAAGAAAgtaaaacattgttgaaagtGAGATTGTGGTTTTATGCGTTCTCGTATGTTCATTTAGTCACAGTTGCGACTTCGCTGTTGACTATTGACTTTGGTGCTCATGATGATCCGGATATCCAGATGTACCAGAAGATCAGGTTTAAACTGATCACTGCTTGGTTTAAT CTCTTCACTTTGGTATATTTTCCGATATGCTTCTACTGTGATTGGAGGGAACTGAGAGGCGAACATGAGAGGAGCCATGTGAAACTTCTGAATCAAGTTAGATACTTGTGCTTCACAAGCATCCTTCTGCCGACCACTGCG tttGGTGACATCCTTTTCTGGCGAGTATGGAACAGTCATCGAGAGCTGATAGCACCGCCCAGTATCCACAAAATAGTGCCGTTTTGGTCCCAGCACTGCATGCATACGGTCTCTTTAGTGGTCGTGTTAATGGACCTAGTACTGGTAAGGAGAGAGAGGCCGAAGAGTAATGCATTGAACATCGGGATTTTGACGTGCTTCCTCGTCGCGTATATTGTggt GTGCGTCCAAAGCTTCCTGAAAGGTGAATACGTTTATCCTGGCCTCAAGCTGTTCACAGGATTTAAGTTCCCTGTACTAGTAACATATGTATTCGTTGAAAATCTTTTCTACTACACCAGTCAATGGTTTATCGTCGACATGGTGTGGGGCCAAGGAAATATGAAGAAAGTTATATGA